In Arachis hypogaea cultivar Tifrunner chromosome 2, arahy.Tifrunner.gnm2.J5K5, whole genome shotgun sequence, a genomic segment contains:
- the LOC112751062 gene encoding protein DETOXIFICATION 44, chloroplastic isoform X1 produces the protein MASSSFHCMHIHHHYPMHNILHHHHNHSLLFFNSKPSKLHNHHCFPTPRVAPKSCLSHKNSDTKTDSLEETASNKQEPCSSSSSSSTTTTPSHNPSSSSVKGSFFASFIHQFRNGWLVFDDMGMEMLSIAIPAALALAADPLASLVDTAFVGHIGSVELAAVGVSASVFNLISDLFNVPLLNITTSFVAEEQALIRKEGDHNQSNNNGKYQSKKLIPSVSTSLALATALGVAETVALSFGSGILMNIMGIPADSPMREPAEHFLTMRAFGAPAIVISLAAQGTFRGFTDTKTPLYAIGAGNIINTILDPLLIFFFGLGIGGAAISTVISEYLIAFILVWKLSDNVLLFPSDVDWKKIFNYLKSGGLLIGRTIAVLMTMTVATSAAAKQGPTPMAGHQICMEVWLSVSSLTDALALACQAILAGSYSQGNYEQSRHLIYRALQIGLGTGITLSMILFFGYGAFSSLCSTDSEVQDVAQSGLLFVAGSQPVNALAFVVDGLYYGVSDFGFAAYSMVLVALISSVFILVASPVLGLPGVWTGLFLFMALRVLAGIWRLGSKSGPWDMVWYKDGAED, from the exons ATGGCGTCGTCTTCTTTTCATTGCATGCATATTCACCATCACTACCCTATGCATAATATTCTCCACCATCATCACAACCATTCATTGTTGTTCTTCAACTCTAAACCATCAAAGCTTCACAATCATCATTGCTTCCCAACTCCAAGAGTTGCTCCAAAATCATGTCTAAGTCACAAAAACAGTGACACCAAAACAGATTCCCTTGAAGAAACTGCCTCTAATAAGCAAGAACcatgttcctcctcctcctcctcctccaccaccactaCACCTTCTCATAATCCTTCATCTTCATCAGTTAAAGGTTCTTTCTTTGCTTCTTTCATTCATCAGTTCAG AAATGGGTGGCTTGTATTTGATGATATGGGAATGGAAATGTTGTCCATTGCAATACCTGCTGCCTTGGCTTTGGCAGCTGACCCTCTTGCCTCATTGGTTGATACAGCCTTTGTTGGCCATATAG GATCGGTCGAATTGGCTGCTGTTGGGGTTTCAGCTTCTGTGTTTAATCTAATTTCAGACTTGTTCAATGTTCCTTTGCTTAATATCACTACATCCTTTGTTGCTGAGGAGCAGGCACTGATTAGAAAGGAAGGTGACCACAATCAAAGTAACAATAATG GGAAGTACCAAAGCAAGAAGCTTATTCCTTCAGTATCAACTTCTTTAGCACTTGCTACGGCACTTGGAGTTGCTGAAACCGTGGCGCTTTCCTTTGGTTCAGGCATTCTTATGAATATCATGGGTATACCTGCT GATTCTCCGATGCGTGAACCTGCCGAGCATTTTCTAACAATGAGGGCTTTTGGTGCTCCAGCAATCGTGATCTCATTAGCCGCACAAGGAACTTTTCGTGGATTTACAGATACAAAGACTCCTCTGTATGCAATTG GAGCTGGAAACATTATTAATACCATACTGGATCCACTATTGATATTTTTCTTTGGCCTTGGAATTGGTGGTGCTGCCATTTCTACTGTGATATCTGA ATATTTGATAGCTTTTATACTTGTATGGAAATTAAGTGACAATGTGCTTCTATTCCCTTCCGATGTCGAttggaaaaaaattttcaactatCTGAAATCAG GTGGTCTTCTGATCGGTAGGACTATTGCTGTGCTTATGACAATGACAGTGGCAACATCCGCAGCAGCTAAGCAAGGCCCTACACCTATGGCTGGTCATCAAATTTGCATGGAAGTTTGGTTGTCAGTATCTTCCCTCACCGATGCTCTTGCGCTTGCTTGTCAG GCTATACTTGCTGGTAGTTACTCGCAAGGAAATTACGAGCAATCACGCCACCTTATATATAGAGCATTGCAG ATTGGTTTGGGAACCGGAATTACCTTATCAATGATTTTATTCTTTGGGTATGGGGCATTTTCTAGCTTATGTAGCACAGACTCTGAAGTTCAGGATGTTGCTCAGTCTGGTCTACTG TTTGTTGCTGGATCTCAACCAGTGAATGCTTTGGCATTTGTTGTTGATGGACTTTATTACGGAGTATCAGACTTTGGATTTGCTGCATACTCTATG GTTCTAGTTGCACTGATTTCATCAGTTTTTATATTGGTGGCTTCTCCGGTCCTTGGACTTCCTGGAGTGTGGACAGGATTGTTCCTTTTCATGGCTTTGCGTGTTCTAGCCGGAATTTGGAG GTTGGGTAGCAAAAGTGGACCATGGGATATGGTCTGGTATAAAGATGGAGCAGAAGATTGA
- the LOC114924796 gene encoding uncharacterized protein, protein MTTNLVECINSVLKDARNLPVIAIVRSTFYRLNELFTRKSTEVYERLRNGFTYSEFATKRVEESFLRVGNIVVNRFDRRNEMFEVREMQDGTIYTINLAQRHCDCGHFQVERFPCRHVLACCANQCIDWQVYVHDVYKMSEICKVYIGEFVPMCDASTWDRYEGAKVIAN, encoded by the coding sequence ATGACGACAAACTTGGTAGAGTGCATAAATTCTGTCCTAAAGGATGCACGCAACCTTCCTGTGATTGCCATTGTCCGGTCAACTTTCTATAGGCTGAATGAATTGTTCACTCGGAAGAGTACCGAGGTTTATGAGCGTCTCCGCAACGGATTCACGTATTCAGAATTTGCAACGAAGAGAGTTGAAGAAAGCTTTCTACGTGTAGGAAACATTGTGGTCAACCGGTTCGACAGGCGCAACGAGATGTTTGAGGTTCGCGAAATGCAAGATGGTACCATTTACACTATTAACCTTGCACAACGACACTGCGACTGTGGCCATTTCCAGGTCGAGCGATTCCCATGTCGCCACGTTCTTGCATGTTGCGCCAACCAGTGTATTGATTGGCAAGTATACGTGCACGACGTGTACAAGATGTCTGAAATTTGCAAGGTGTACATAGGCGAGTTTGTTCCGATGTGTGACGCATCTACGTGGGATAGATATGAAGGagcgaaggtgatcgccaactAA
- the LOC112751071 gene encoding uncharacterized protein, with protein sequence MATEIVSGNRNSSKRRRCGSDSLEDTLEKWKKKNSDIQHDFSTNGVHVVHKVPAKGSKKGCMKGKGGPQNSEFRYRGVRQRIWGKWVAEIREPISNHESKKNAKRLWLGTFTTAFEAALAYDKAAKTMYGSGARLNFPEHDLESVGSEESPSKNGIIFSGEAPKAEDLDGNFHQFCEDKPNFSDVEALEGTKEEDHDVQENEKCDDASVVHKEMKDIEAKIPGESEGIEGESEEVLKCSGSGVEFTDMAMNSGADGTASDANEHEIVANNIEVPIEESTKSLTSSCDLSNIDNHCDDYFNNQISDEDCNPKPNYDQSNIKNEAYMVKKKHVEEVISEILRLYSNKCSNNCIQSQNENDENQPSVNAEEEKPLMPVEADMVQTCNCYGCDNSDDEIKNEPNGSDDNVGEMYEFQALNSNIDRKLELQEKGDDGNVLSEFSSKHNRKLCEHLNNMQVASIEMDHDYSFLRPDYDFGLLEEQKLLDLCFSHLGS encoded by the exons ATGGCCACTGAAATCGTTTCTGG AAACAGGAATTCGTCGAAGAGGCGCAGGTGTGGAAGTGATTCGTTGGAGGACACtcttgagaagtggaagaagaagaacagtGACATTCAACATGATTTCTCCACAAATGGGGTGCATGTGGTTCACAAAGTTCCAGCAAAAGGGTCCAAGAAAGGGTGCATGAAAGGTAAAGGAGGGCCTCAGAACTCTGAGTTTAGATACAGAGGTGTGAGGCAGAGGATTTGGGGTAAGTGGGTTGCTGAAATTCGCGAACCAATCAGCAACCATGAGAGTAAGAAGAATGCAAAGAGGCTTTGGCTTGGTACTTTCACCACTGCATTTGAAGCTGCTCTTGCTTATGACAAAGCGGCTAAGACAATGTACGGTTCAGGCGCACGTTTGAACTTTCCGGAGCATGATTTGGAGTCAGTAGGCTCTGAAGAATCACCAAGTAAGAATGGAATTATATTTAGTGGTGAGGCCCCTAAAGCTGAGGATTTGGATGGTAATTTTCATCAGTTTTGTGAAGACAAACCTAATTTTTCTGATGTTGAAGCATTGGAGGGAACAAAGGAAGAAGATCATGATGTCCAAGAAAATGAGAAATGTGATGATGCAAGTGTTGTTCATAAGGAAATGAAGGATATTGAAGCTAAAATACCTGGAGAAAGTGAAGGAATCGAAGGAGAATCAGAAGAGGTTTTGAAGTGTTCTGGCTCTGGTGTTGAGTTTACTGATATGGCAATGAATTCTGGAGCTGATGGCACGGCTTCTGACGCCAACGAGCATGAGATTGTAGCGAATAATATAGAAGTACCAATCGAAGAATCGACCAAAAGTTTAACATCATCATGTGATTTGAGCAATATTGACAACCATTGTGATGATTACTTTAACAATCAGATATCAGATGAGGATTGCAACCCCAAACCTAATTATGATCAGTCAAACATAAAAAATGAGGCATATATGGTGAAGAAGAAACATGTGGAGGAAGTAATTTCTGAAATTCTAAGACTTTATAGCAACAAGTGCTCAAATAACTGTATTCAATCTCAAAATGAGAATGATGAAAATCAACCTTCTGTTAATGCTGAAGAAGAGAAGCCACTGATGCCAGTAGAAGCTGACATGGTACAAACTTGCAACTGCTACGGCTGCGATAATAGCGATGATGAAATTAAAAATGAGCCTAATGGTTCAGATGACAATGTTGGAGAAATGTATGAGTTTCAGGCTTTGAACAGCAACATTGATAGGAAGCTTGAATTGCAAGAAAAAGGAGATGATGGAAATGTGTTATCTGAATTCAGTTCCAAGCATAATAGGAAGCTGTGTGAACATCTGAATAATATGCAGGTTGCTAGCATAGAAATGGATCATGATTATAGTTTTTTGAGACCTGACTATGATTTTGGGTTATTAGAAGAGCAGAAGTTACTTGATTTATgcttttcacatttaggatcttAG
- the LOC112751062 gene encoding protein DETOXIFICATION 44, chloroplastic isoform X2: MASSSFHCMHIHHHYPMHNILHHHHNHSLLFFNSKPSKLHNHHCFPTPRVAPKSCLSHKNSDTKTDSLEETASNKQEPCSSSSSSSTTTTPSHNPSSSSVKGSFFASFIHQFRNGWLVFDDMGMEMLSIAIPAALALAADPLASLVDTAFVGHIGSVELAAVGVSASVFNLISDLFNVPLLNITTSFVAEEQALIRKEGDHNQSNNNGKYQSKKLIPSVSTSLALATALGVAETVALSFGSGILMNIMGIPADSPMREPAEHFLTMRAFGAPAIVISLAAQGTFRGFTDTKTPLYAIGAGNIINTILDPLLIFFFGLGIGGAAISTVISEYLIAFILVWKLSDNVLLFPSDVDWKKIFNYLKSGGLLIGRTIAVLMTMTVATSAAAKQGPTPMAGHQICMEVWLSVSSLTDALALACQAILAGSYSQGNYEQSRHLIYRALQFVAGSQPVNALAFVVDGLYYGVSDFGFAAYSMVLVALISSVFILVASPVLGLPGVWTGLFLFMALRVLAGIWRLGSKSGPWDMVWYKDGAED; the protein is encoded by the exons ATGGCGTCGTCTTCTTTTCATTGCATGCATATTCACCATCACTACCCTATGCATAATATTCTCCACCATCATCACAACCATTCATTGTTGTTCTTCAACTCTAAACCATCAAAGCTTCACAATCATCATTGCTTCCCAACTCCAAGAGTTGCTCCAAAATCATGTCTAAGTCACAAAAACAGTGACACCAAAACAGATTCCCTTGAAGAAACTGCCTCTAATAAGCAAGAACcatgttcctcctcctcctcctcctccaccaccactaCACCTTCTCATAATCCTTCATCTTCATCAGTTAAAGGTTCTTTCTTTGCTTCTTTCATTCATCAGTTCAG AAATGGGTGGCTTGTATTTGATGATATGGGAATGGAAATGTTGTCCATTGCAATACCTGCTGCCTTGGCTTTGGCAGCTGACCCTCTTGCCTCATTGGTTGATACAGCCTTTGTTGGCCATATAG GATCGGTCGAATTGGCTGCTGTTGGGGTTTCAGCTTCTGTGTTTAATCTAATTTCAGACTTGTTCAATGTTCCTTTGCTTAATATCACTACATCCTTTGTTGCTGAGGAGCAGGCACTGATTAGAAAGGAAGGTGACCACAATCAAAGTAACAATAATG GGAAGTACCAAAGCAAGAAGCTTATTCCTTCAGTATCAACTTCTTTAGCACTTGCTACGGCACTTGGAGTTGCTGAAACCGTGGCGCTTTCCTTTGGTTCAGGCATTCTTATGAATATCATGGGTATACCTGCT GATTCTCCGATGCGTGAACCTGCCGAGCATTTTCTAACAATGAGGGCTTTTGGTGCTCCAGCAATCGTGATCTCATTAGCCGCACAAGGAACTTTTCGTGGATTTACAGATACAAAGACTCCTCTGTATGCAATTG GAGCTGGAAACATTATTAATACCATACTGGATCCACTATTGATATTTTTCTTTGGCCTTGGAATTGGTGGTGCTGCCATTTCTACTGTGATATCTGA ATATTTGATAGCTTTTATACTTGTATGGAAATTAAGTGACAATGTGCTTCTATTCCCTTCCGATGTCGAttggaaaaaaattttcaactatCTGAAATCAG GTGGTCTTCTGATCGGTAGGACTATTGCTGTGCTTATGACAATGACAGTGGCAACATCCGCAGCAGCTAAGCAAGGCCCTACACCTATGGCTGGTCATCAAATTTGCATGGAAGTTTGGTTGTCAGTATCTTCCCTCACCGATGCTCTTGCGCTTGCTTGTCAG GCTATACTTGCTGGTAGTTACTCGCAAGGAAATTACGAGCAATCACGCCACCTTATATATAGAGCATTGCAG TTTGTTGCTGGATCTCAACCAGTGAATGCTTTGGCATTTGTTGTTGATGGACTTTATTACGGAGTATCAGACTTTGGATTTGCTGCATACTCTATG GTTCTAGTTGCACTGATTTCATCAGTTTTTATATTGGTGGCTTCTCCGGTCCTTGGACTTCCTGGAGTGTGGACAGGATTGTTCCTTTTCATGGCTTTGCGTGTTCTAGCCGGAATTTGGAG GTTGGGTAGCAAAAGTGGACCATGGGATATGGTCTGGTATAAAGATGGAGCAGAAGATTGA
- the LOC112751062 gene encoding protein DETOXIFICATION 44, chloroplastic isoform X3 — MGMEMLSIAIPAALALAADPLASLVDTAFVGHIGSVELAAVGVSASVFNLISDLFNVPLLNITTSFVAEEQALIRKEGDHNQSNNNGKYQSKKLIPSVSTSLALATALGVAETVALSFGSGILMNIMGIPADSPMREPAEHFLTMRAFGAPAIVISLAAQGTFRGFTDTKTPLYAIGAGNIINTILDPLLIFFFGLGIGGAAISTVISEYLIAFILVWKLSDNVLLFPSDVDWKKIFNYLKSGGLLIGRTIAVLMTMTVATSAAAKQGPTPMAGHQICMEVWLSVSSLTDALALACQAILAGSYSQGNYEQSRHLIYRALQIGLGTGITLSMILFFGYGAFSSLCSTDSEVQDVAQSGLLFVAGSQPVNALAFVVDGLYYGVSDFGFAAYSMVLVALISSVFILVASPVLGLPGVWTGLFLFMALRVLAGIWRLGSKSGPWDMVWYKDGAED; from the exons ATGGGAATGGAAATGTTGTCCATTGCAATACCTGCTGCCTTGGCTTTGGCAGCTGACCCTCTTGCCTCATTGGTTGATACAGCCTTTGTTGGCCATATAG GATCGGTCGAATTGGCTGCTGTTGGGGTTTCAGCTTCTGTGTTTAATCTAATTTCAGACTTGTTCAATGTTCCTTTGCTTAATATCACTACATCCTTTGTTGCTGAGGAGCAGGCACTGATTAGAAAGGAAGGTGACCACAATCAAAGTAACAATAATG GGAAGTACCAAAGCAAGAAGCTTATTCCTTCAGTATCAACTTCTTTAGCACTTGCTACGGCACTTGGAGTTGCTGAAACCGTGGCGCTTTCCTTTGGTTCAGGCATTCTTATGAATATCATGGGTATACCTGCT GATTCTCCGATGCGTGAACCTGCCGAGCATTTTCTAACAATGAGGGCTTTTGGTGCTCCAGCAATCGTGATCTCATTAGCCGCACAAGGAACTTTTCGTGGATTTACAGATACAAAGACTCCTCTGTATGCAATTG GAGCTGGAAACATTATTAATACCATACTGGATCCACTATTGATATTTTTCTTTGGCCTTGGAATTGGTGGTGCTGCCATTTCTACTGTGATATCTGA ATATTTGATAGCTTTTATACTTGTATGGAAATTAAGTGACAATGTGCTTCTATTCCCTTCCGATGTCGAttggaaaaaaattttcaactatCTGAAATCAG GTGGTCTTCTGATCGGTAGGACTATTGCTGTGCTTATGACAATGACAGTGGCAACATCCGCAGCAGCTAAGCAAGGCCCTACACCTATGGCTGGTCATCAAATTTGCATGGAAGTTTGGTTGTCAGTATCTTCCCTCACCGATGCTCTTGCGCTTGCTTGTCAG GCTATACTTGCTGGTAGTTACTCGCAAGGAAATTACGAGCAATCACGCCACCTTATATATAGAGCATTGCAG ATTGGTTTGGGAACCGGAATTACCTTATCAATGATTTTATTCTTTGGGTATGGGGCATTTTCTAGCTTATGTAGCACAGACTCTGAAGTTCAGGATGTTGCTCAGTCTGGTCTACTG TTTGTTGCTGGATCTCAACCAGTGAATGCTTTGGCATTTGTTGTTGATGGACTTTATTACGGAGTATCAGACTTTGGATTTGCTGCATACTCTATG GTTCTAGTTGCACTGATTTCATCAGTTTTTATATTGGTGGCTTCTCCGGTCCTTGGACTTCCTGGAGTGTGGACAGGATTGTTCCTTTTCATGGCTTTGCGTGTTCTAGCCGGAATTTGGAG GTTGGGTAGCAAAAGTGGACCATGGGATATGGTCTGGTATAAAGATGGAGCAGAAGATTGA
- the LOC112751076 gene encoding uncharacterized protein: MDDRPPLQKIAISGPTLASLIQRFSTSPSSLDGLLFGHVTLLTPLNLSDDPSTASSATTTSDESTSSTTLVATVTGFISSPSPTSTIYDSTGTVTQTSLRNILNNHHHHNNHHLIGWFSARRKTPLRPSMREFSVTQSLSSLSAFSSQIQNSPNPNSTSSSTASSSSSSFSPCIFILLSSPFSNDHIHTHEYRAYQLRASSSFEPKLIDIVNIGPAFRGHYGSFSPNAAFPVLECDLGISSMNEDRDGNADKEDERLSVMKEKAKDQRELDGCAEGFEVGRLSRMMGSEARSYTSNLEDLYEKMLAKVENLTRLVEQSNAKVLEQEHYNRKLRQKIRAAASE; encoded by the exons ATGGACGACCGGCCGCCGCTACAAAAGATCGCAATCTCCGGCCCAACACTCGCATCTCTAATCCAGCGCTTCTCCACTTCCCCTTCCTCCCTCGATGGCCTCCTCTTCGGCCACGTCACCCTTCTCACTCCTCTCAACCTCTCCGACGATCCCTCCACCGCCTCCTCTGCCACCACTACCTCCGATGAATCCACCTCATCCACCACCCTCGTCGCCACCGTCACCGGTTTCATCTCCTCCCCTTCCCCAACCTCCACCATCTACGACTCCACCGGCACCGTCACACAAACCTCCCTCCGCAACATCCTAAATAACCACCACCACCATAACAACCACCACCTGATAGGTTGGTTCTCCGCCCGCCGGAAAACCCCACTCCGTCCCTCCATGCGCGAATTCTCCGTCACACaatccctctcttctctctccgcattctcctcccaaattcagAACTCACCAAACCCTAATTCCACATCTTCTTcaactgcttcttcttcctcctcctccttctcccctTGCATCTTCATCCTCTTGTCTTCTCCTTTCTCCAACGACCACATCCACACTCACGAGTACCGCGCGTACCAGCTACGCGCTTCCTCCTCATTCGAACCGAAACTGATCGATATCGTCAACATTGGGCCTGCGTTTCGAGGGCATTACGGTTCCTTTAGTCCAAACGCGGCATTCCCGGTGTTGGAATGCGATTTGGGAATATCAAGCATGAATGAAGATCGTGATGGTAATGCTGACAAGGAAGATGAGAGATTGAGTGTGATGAAGGAGAAGGCGAAGGATCAGAGGGAGCTCGATGGTTGCGCCGAGGGTTTCGAGGTTGGGAGGTTGAGCAGGATGATGGGATCGGAGGCGAGGAGTTACACTTCGAATTTGGAGGATTTGTATGAGAAGATGCTTGCAAAGGTTGAGAATCTGACGAGGTTGGTGGAGCAGAGTAATGCCAAGGTTCTTGAGCAG GAACATTATAATAGAAAGTTGAGGCAAAAAATTAGAGCTGCTGCCTCAGAGTAA